In one Corallincola holothuriorum genomic region, the following are encoded:
- a CDS encoding type 1 glutamine amidotransferase domain-containing protein: MKKSFYSLLALILFTVSFAAYSDTRVALLISGYGNESDGNISYDLEELAQTYLVLANNGITLDIVSPIGGAVPVHNKKDDLEYIQRFKQQTPALSQLANTLSAKQALTQEYQGLMVIGGDGAMFDLPFDKDTQTLVTQFAHQNKPIAAVCHGPAALLNIKQTSGEYFVKGKRVNSFTLKEEHAFSAELLGKFPFMLQTELETRGAIFQSNAPMLPFVAEDGQLITAQNPMSVAKAADALVVKLGLTPKTRTLYRDEATFQLISRARTEGAFIIDIALASAKESYNLNYMALYGFYAYQLADTPEQKIVELEIMARIGKQFSHPKYSLALISAYLEQGYVEQAKSEKKLLMSAFPKTELPETVKQLN, from the coding sequence ATGAAAAAAAGTTTCTATTCCCTGTTAGCACTGATTTTATTCACGGTTTCGTTTGCGGCATATTCTGACACCCGCGTTGCATTGCTGATATCTGGATACGGCAACGAAAGCGATGGCAACATCAGTTACGATCTTGAGGAACTGGCCCAAACCTATCTGGTACTGGCAAATAATGGGATCACGCTGGATATCGTCAGCCCTATAGGCGGCGCGGTTCCTGTTCACAACAAGAAAGACGACCTTGAATACATTCAGCGGTTTAAACAACAAACGCCGGCACTGAGCCAGCTGGCTAATACCTTATCGGCCAAACAGGCGCTGACCCAAGAGTATCAGGGGCTGATGGTTATCGGTGGAGATGGCGCCATGTTCGACCTGCCTTTTGACAAAGATACCCAGACATTGGTGACGCAATTTGCCCATCAAAACAAGCCGATCGCCGCGGTATGCCATGGCCCGGCGGCGTTGTTAAACATCAAACAAACAAGTGGCGAGTACTTTGTTAAGGGCAAACGGGTAAACAGTTTCACCCTGAAAGAGGAACACGCCTTCAGCGCCGAGTTGCTGGGTAAGTTTCCATTTATGCTACAAACCGAACTGGAAACACGCGGCGCGATCTTCCAGTCCAATGCGCCGATGCTGCCTTTTGTGGCCGAAGATGGTCAGCTGATCACAGCACAAAATCCCATGTCTGTGGCCAAAGCGGCAGATGCCTTGGTGGTAAAACTGGGTCTGACACCAAAAACCAGAACCCTATATCGAGATGAAGCCACGTTTCAATTGATCTCGCGGGCAAGAACCGAAGGCGCCTTTATCATCGACATTGCTTTGGCCAGCGCAAAGGAAAGCTACAACCTGAACTATATGGCGTTGTATGGCTTTTATGCTTACCAGCTTGCTGACACGCCAGAGCAAAAGATTGTGGAGCTTGAGATCATGGCTCGGATCGGCAAACAGTTTTCCCACCCCAAGTACTCTCTCGCGCTAATCAGCGCTTATCTCGAGCAGGGCTATGTTGAGCAGGCAAAATCAGAGAAAAAGCTGCTGATGAGTGCATTCCCCAAGACCGAGTTGCCCGAAACCGTGAAACAGCTGAATTAG